The Candidatus Zixiibacteriota bacterium genome has a segment encoding these proteins:
- a CDS encoding thiolase domain-containing protein, with the protein MRPVCIVGAGMSQWGEVWRKSFRELFVDAARAAIADAGVDHIDSLYVGCMSGGLFVGQEHVGALMADYLGMPGIPAAHVESACASGGLAFRQAYLEVGAGQAEIVMASGVEKMTDCSGDDATQALATAADAEYEVFNGATFPGLYAMMANAHMHKYGTTRAMLTAVSVKNHHNGSRNPFAQYPFKVKPETVETSVMVADPLRILDCSPITDGAAAVIVCSEEVAKMLKKPYIKVIGSAVATDLFQLAQREDITTIKSATLASAKALQMAGKKITDMQFAEVHDCFTIAEIMVAESIGRYKPGQAGPAFLAGESALEGKFPINPSGGLKSKGHPVGATGVAQVVEVYKQLTGKAENGRQIKGSPKLAMTQNMGGTGASSVVHIMEVA; encoded by the coding sequence ATGAGACCTGTTTGTATTGTTGGCGCCGGAATGAGTCAGTGGGGCGAGGTCTGGCGCAAATCCTTTAGAGAGCTGTTTGTCGATGCGGCCCGGGCGGCGATTGCCGATGCCGGCGTGGACCATATCGACTCGCTATATGTCGGCTGCATGTCAGGCGGTCTGTTTGTCGGGCAGGAGCATGTCGGCGCGCTGATGGCCGATTATCTCGGCATGCCGGGGATTCCGGCGGCGCATGTCGAATCGGCGTGCGCATCAGGCGGGCTGGCGTTCCGGCAGGCGTATCTCGAAGTCGGCGCCGGGCAGGCGGAGATTGTCATGGCTTCCGGTGTGGAGAAGATGACTGACTGTTCCGGCGATGACGCCACCCAAGCGCTGGCGACCGCCGCCGATGCCGAGTACGAAGTCTTCAACGGCGCGACTTTCCCCGGCCTTTATGCGATGATGGCTAACGCGCATATGCATAAGTACGGCACGACTCGAGCCATGCTTACGGCCGTGTCGGTCAAGAACCATCATAACGGTTCCAGGAACCCGTTCGCGCAGTATCCGTTCAAGGTGAAGCCTGAGACGGTGGAGACATCGGTCATGGTCGCCGACCCGCTTCGGATACTTGACTGCTCGCCTATCACCGATGGCGCAGCGGCTGTGATCGTTTGCAGCGAAGAGGTCGCGAAGATGCTGAAGAAGCCGTACATCAAGGTAATTGGTTCGGCGGTCGCTACCGATCTCTTCCAGTTGGCGCAGCGCGAGGACATCACGACGATCAAATCAGCCACGCTGGCGTCGGCTAAGGCGCTGCAGATGGCCGGCAAGAAGATTACCGACATGCAGTTTGCCGAAGTGCATGACTGTTTTACGATCGCCGAGATCATGGTCGCCGAATCTATCGGTCGCTATAAACCGGGGCAGGCCGGTCCGGCGTTTCTCGCGGGTGAGAGCGCGCTCGAAGGCAAGTTCCCGATCAACCCGTCGGGCGGCCTGAAGTCCAAAGGTCATCCGGTCGGCGCGACCGGTGTAGCCCAGGTGGTCGAAGTCTACAAGCAACTGACCGGCAAGGCTGAGAACGGCCGCCAGATCAAAGGCTCGCCGAAACTGGCCATGACCCAGAACATGGGCGGCACCGGGGCCTCATCGGTGGTCCACATCATGGAGGTGGCATAA
- a CDS encoding Zn-ribbon domain-containing OB-fold protein: MSIFPSRVWREYPQRYRLEAVKFKKSGKTYFPPRQVDPTNGDTQSEPVVLPETGKVVTYTVIRVAPSQWGDLSPYALAIVELTDGTRIFGQMTDCDVNQVKIGVEVRIEFRLVQKEGSHGVLSYGYKFVPKWY, from the coding sequence ATGTCGATATTTCCTTCACGGGTATGGCGTGAATATCCGCAACGGTATCGTCTCGAAGCAGTGAAGTTCAAAAAAAGCGGGAAGACTTACTTCCCGCCGCGCCAGGTCGATCCGACCAACGGCGACACCCAGTCCGAACCGGTAGTTCTGCCGGAAACCGGCAAGGTTGTCACCTACACCGTGATTCGCGTGGCCCCATCGCAGTGGGGCGACCTGTCGCCGTACGCGCTGGCGATTGTCGAACTCACTGACGGCACGCGCATTTTCGGCCAGATGACCGACTGCGATGTCAACCAGGTGAAGATCGGCGTGGAGGTGCGAATCGAGTTCCGCCTGGTCCAGAAAGAGGGCTCACACGGCGTGCTGAGCTACGGGTACAAATTCGTGCCGA
- a CDS encoding hydroxymethylglutaryl-CoA synthase, with translation MAGIVGYGAHLPRHRIKVEEIAKVWGADAPSYKKGLILREKSVPPPDMDTITLSVEAARNAFKRAGNIDRSKVGAIYIGSESHPYAVKPSGTVVGEAMGIFNDCHCADFEFACKAGSEAMFVALSHVKAGEMKYALAIAADTSQGAPSDALEFSAAAGAAAFIMGTENLVAECLFTHSWMQDMPDFWRREHEFYPQHGGRFTGEEAYFSTTRGASEAILKKSGMKPSDFKYAVFHQPNGKFPQRIAFELGFTQEQIDPGWLAPRLGNTYSGASPIGLTGCLDVAKEGDLIFMCSYGSGSGSDAFIWKVTDRIDKVRDLAVRTHKLLDENLAYVEYGTYAKFRHKIIKNK, from the coding sequence ATGGCAGGAATTGTTGGCTACGGCGCTCATTTGCCGAGGCACCGTATCAAAGTTGAAGAAATCGCCAAGGTCTGGGGAGCCGACGCGCCCAGCTACAAAAAAGGGCTAATACTGCGCGAAAAATCGGTTCCACCCCCGGACATGGATACTATAACTCTGTCGGTTGAGGCGGCTCGGAACGCTTTTAAGCGGGCGGGGAATATTGACCGGTCAAAAGTCGGCGCGATTTATATCGGCTCCGAGTCCCACCCGTACGCGGTGAAACCGTCGGGGACAGTGGTGGGTGAGGCGATGGGGATTTTCAACGATTGCCACTGTGCCGATTTCGAGTTCGCCTGCAAGGCCGGCTCCGAGGCGATGTTTGTGGCGCTCTCGCATGTCAAGGCGGGCGAGATGAAATACGCCCTCGCGATAGCCGCGGATACGTCGCAAGGGGCCCCGTCGGACGCACTCGAATTCTCAGCGGCGGCCGGCGCAGCAGCGTTTATCATGGGTACCGAGAACCTGGTCGCCGAGTGCCTTTTCACCCATTCCTGGATGCAGGACATGCCCGATTTTTGGCGCCGGGAACACGAGTTCTATCCCCAGCATGGGGGCCGATTCACGGGCGAGGAGGCGTATTTCTCCACCACGCGCGGCGCGTCGGAGGCGATCTTGAAGAAGTCCGGCATGAAGCCGTCGGATTTCAAATACGCCGTCTTCCACCAGCCGAATGGCAAGTTTCCGCAGCGAATCGCGTTCGAGCTGGGATTCACTCAGGAACAGATCGATCCGGGTTGGCTGGCGCCAAGGCTGGGCAATACGTACTCCGGGGCATCGCCGATTGGTCTGACGGGCTGTCTCGATGTCGCCAAGGAGGGCGATCTGATTTTCATGTGCTCGTACGGTTCCGGGTCGGGATCGGACGCGTTCATCTGGAAAGTCACCGACCGGATTGACAAAGTCCGCGACCTGGCCGTGCGCACGCATAAGCTGCTGGACGAGAATCTGGCGTATGTTGAATACGGCACCTATGCCAAGTTCCGGCACAAAATCATCAAGAACAAGTAG